The following are encoded together in the Glycine soja cultivar W05 chromosome 5, ASM419377v2, whole genome shotgun sequence genome:
- the LOC114411465 gene encoding uncharacterized protein LOC114411465, with protein sequence MTSIEQQLNLVVVAQPINAIKDADILERLWKDFEDQLWKAKTIASERLRLGGDSSVAPTFPMPETNASDNADETSRKTLRKRGRKTTSKVLFQVPFPFQPPEFCLKENINLDIVLLNRFKNESSWGNHVPKFSVEERLKNWVIEKRERMQSKDKEKPDAKMQDYYYIHSASQKTLRSHQEVIEFLLDVEIPRKGGSKKAKVVGAVDNQVSGSASHESSRRKEMSFTSQIVNKMKSSDEKGSNELDNKVMSDELKNKMKDLEKEIMPWDNDEMGLYKMVDINEIENELMIQEMLNQPGELLFNL encoded by the exons ATGACTTCcatagagcaacaacttaatcTTGTGGTGGTCGCACAACCAATTAATGCTATTAAGGATGCTGATATCCTCGAAAGACTTTGGAAAGACTTCGAAGACCAACTATGG AAAGCCAAGACGATAGCATCAGAACGTCTACGACTTGGTGGAGATTCATCAGTTGCACCTACATTCCCAATGCCAGAGACAAACGCATCAGATAACGCTGATGAAACCTCTAGAAAA ACTCTacgcaaaaggggaagaaagaCAACTTCCAAGGTTCTCTTCCAagtgccttttccttttcaacCTCCTGAATTTTGTTTGAAGGAAAACATCAACCTGGACATA GTATTATTAAATCGGTTCAAGAATGAATCAAGTTGGGGGAACCACGTTCCCAAATTTTCTGTAgaagaaagattaaaaaattgggTCATCGAAAAAAGGGAACGCATGCAAAGCAAGGACAAAGAAAAACCTGACGCTAAAATGCAAGATTAT TACTATATTCATTCAGCATCGCAGAAGACATTACGGTCTCATCAAGAGGTCATTGAGTTTTTGCTCGACGTAGAAATTCCTCGAAAAGGTGGTAGCAAGAAAGCAAAGGTTGTCGGGGCTGTAGATAATCAG GTCTCAGGTTCGGCATCCCATGAATCAAGCAGAAGGAAAGAAATGTCATTCACTTCCCAAATAGTGAATAAGATGAAGAGTAGTGATGAAAAAGGGTCTAATGAATTGGATAATAAGGTGATGAGTGATGAATTGAAGAATAAGATGAAAGATTTAGAGAAGGAGATTATGCCGTGGGATAATGATGAAATGGGGCTATATAAGATGGTTGACattaatgaaattgaaaatgaactGATGATTCAAGAAATGTTGAACCAGCCGGGAGAATTGTTGTTTAATTTGTGA